One window of Mesorhizobium loti R88b genomic DNA carries:
- a CDS encoding transporter substrate-binding domain-containing protein, whose amino-acid sequence MKVRRLAAVAAALSMFGFMHTALAEDAPKTITIATEGAYAPWNFTNADGKLDGLEIDLANNLCERMKVKCTIIAQDWDGLIPSLKVGKFDVIMASMFITPKRLETIDFTQPYAIDPGGFAAAKDSDLGKLGASAEKFKLDDEAATKAAVDKLKPLLKGKVVGVQAATAMLEFVKKYFGDTVEIREYKTTEQHDLDLAAGRIDAVFAQKTALAATLAKPEFSGFTVAGPGFVGGLFGAGTGAGLRKEDTKLKEMLNDAISAAIADGTIKSISEKWVKTDVTPVK is encoded by the coding sequence ATGAAAGTTCGTCGTTTGGCCGCTGTTGCGGCTGCACTCAGCATGTTCGGCTTCATGCACACTGCATTGGCCGAGGACGCGCCCAAGACCATAACCATCGCCACGGAGGGCGCCTACGCTCCGTGGAACTTCACCAACGCAGACGGCAAGCTTGACGGACTGGAGATCGACCTCGCCAACAATCTTTGCGAGCGGATGAAGGTCAAATGCACCATCATCGCTCAGGACTGGGACGGGCTTATTCCTTCGCTGAAGGTCGGCAAGTTCGATGTGATCATGGCCAGCATGTTCATCACGCCGAAACGCCTCGAGACCATCGACTTCACCCAGCCTTATGCGATCGACCCGGGCGGGTTCGCAGCCGCCAAGGATAGCGATCTGGGGAAGCTCGGCGCTTCGGCCGAGAAATTCAAACTGGACGATGAGGCTGCTACCAAGGCCGCGGTCGACAAGTTGAAGCCCCTGCTGAAGGGCAAGGTAGTCGGTGTTCAGGCGGCAACGGCCATGCTCGAATTCGTCAAGAAATACTTCGGCGACACGGTGGAGATCCGTGAGTACAAGACGACCGAGCAGCACGATCTCGATCTGGCCGCGGGCCGCATCGATGCAGTATTCGCTCAGAAGACAGCGCTTGCCGCGACGCTCGCAAAACCCGAATTCTCGGGCTTCACGGTTGCAGGTCCGGGCTTTGTCGGCGGCCTGTTCGGTGCCGGAACGGGTGCGGGACTCAGGAAGGAAGACACCAAGCTCAAGGAAATGCTGAACGACGCAATCAGCGCCGCCATTGCTGACGGGACCATTAAAAGCATCTCGGAAAAATGGGTGAAAACGGACGTGACGCCGGTCAAGTAG
- a CDS encoding ABC transporter permease, producing MTDTLHILSVGKGGWGGALLLAAGVTFALSVLGFLLGALFGAVAAGGRLSTRALPSWVAKGYGTVFRGVPDLLTIYLLYYGGSIALTEIGKFFGSTGFFGLPTFATGVLAIGIISGAYQAEVYRGAYLAVDLGQFEAGKALGLSRFQLLRLVIVPQLMRHALPGLGNVWQLVLKDSALISVIGLVELMRQSQIGAGSMREPFVFYIAAATLYFLIAAVTGSVFRYGEARAWRGMVHA from the coding sequence ATGACGGACACACTCCATATCCTTTCCGTGGGCAAGGGCGGCTGGGGCGGAGCCCTGCTGCTGGCAGCTGGCGTGACATTTGCGCTGTCAGTCCTCGGCTTCCTGCTCGGCGCTCTCTTCGGCGCGGTTGCAGCAGGGGGCCGGCTCTCCACGAGAGCTTTACCGTCATGGGTCGCCAAGGGCTATGGCACGGTGTTCAGGGGTGTGCCCGATCTGTTGACGATCTACCTGCTTTACTACGGCGGCAGCATAGCATTGACTGAGATCGGCAAATTCTTCGGCAGCACAGGTTTCTTCGGGCTGCCGACATTTGCGACTGGCGTCCTGGCGATCGGCATCATTTCGGGCGCCTATCAAGCCGAGGTCTATCGCGGAGCGTATCTCGCCGTCGATCTCGGCCAGTTTGAGGCTGGCAAGGCGCTTGGCCTGTCCCGGTTCCAATTGCTGCGTCTTGTCATCGTGCCTCAACTGATGCGGCACGCCCTGCCGGGCCTCGGAAATGTCTGGCAGCTTGTGCTCAAGGATTCGGCCTTGATCTCCGTGATCGGCCTGGTGGAATTGATGCGGCAATCTCAGATCGGCGCGGGATCGATGCGGGAGCCCTTCGTCTTCTATATAGCAGCCGCGACGCTGTATTTCCTCATCGCTGCCGTGACCGGATCGGTCTTCCGCTACGGCGAGGCACGGGCGTGGCGAGGCATGGTCCACGCATGA
- a CDS encoding ABC transporter permease — MIDFAFFAEIIPTLLSGLPLTLQLAGLSIGIGFALALLLALAQQGNHRMLVWPIRSFVAVFRGTPLLVQIFLIYYGLGQFRPTLQAVGLWWLFREPYWCAIIALSLNTAAYGSEILRGAIQGVPGGLVEAASALGLKRLQTLRLVVLPLALRQAIPSYSNEIILMVKGTSLASIVTLMEVTGIAQGLISQTYRAVEVFVAAGAIYLTINFTIISALNALETWLTPYRVRA, encoded by the coding sequence ATGATCGACTTCGCCTTTTTTGCAGAGATCATTCCCACCCTTCTCTCCGGCTTGCCGTTAACCTTGCAACTTGCGGGGTTGTCGATCGGAATAGGCTTTGCCTTGGCCCTGTTGCTCGCACTGGCGCAGCAGGGAAACCATCGGATGCTGGTCTGGCCCATACGCTCCTTCGTTGCCGTCTTTCGCGGCACGCCATTGCTCGTCCAGATATTCCTCATCTATTACGGCCTCGGCCAGTTCCGCCCCACACTTCAGGCAGTTGGGCTCTGGTGGCTGTTTCGCGAGCCCTATTGGTGTGCCATCATTGCGCTCAGTCTCAATACCGCCGCCTATGGCAGCGAAATCCTGCGGGGTGCGATACAGGGTGTGCCGGGTGGCCTTGTCGAGGCGGCCTCTGCCTTAGGCCTGAAACGGCTCCAGACCCTGCGCCTCGTCGTTCTGCCTTTGGCGCTGCGCCAAGCCATACCGAGCTACAGCAACGAGATCATCCTCATGGTAAAGGGTACGTCGCTTGCATCGATCGTCACACTGATGGAAGTGACGGGCATCGCCCAGGGGCTTATTTCGCAGACCTATCGCGCCGTAGAGGTTTTCGTGGCCGCTGGCGCGATCTATCTCACCATCAATTTCACGATCATCTCGGCACTGAACGCGCTGGAAACCTGGCTAACGCCTTATCGGGTCCGAGCCTGA